One genomic window of Euleptes europaea isolate rEulEur1 chromosome 8, rEulEur1.hap1, whole genome shotgun sequence includes the following:
- the ARMH2 gene encoding armadillo-like helical domain-containing protein 2 yields MGNICNKIYIWYEKYMKRQFPQEPEPVVPTDGDFHTEKIRRYGDILRNTKLPLEERARMAYYIGLLAYTGGVTTSVPASDYIEDMTDILMLRDTSRKVRIAVLKGLCGVCYLSYSNQNLAKELLLTDILLSFLDEDEDEDEEEPTSDDQDIIIVKFWVCYLMTVVCCNNIPYLKLFQDLGGEMLENRLESLSSMEWFGWPMNYAEVLLSLLGYQTVTLD; encoded by the exons ATGGGGAACATATGTAATAAGATATACATCTGGTATGAAAAATATATGAAGCGCCAGTTTCCCCAGGAGCCAGAACCTGTTGTACCAACAGACGGTGACTTTCACACTGAAAAGATAAGGCGATATGGTGATATTCTGAGAAATACAAAGCTACCCTTAGAGGAGCGGGCCAGAATGGCCTATTATATTGGACTGCTGGCTTACACAG GTGGCGTCACCACTAGTGTGCCTGCATCAGACTATATCGAGGACATGACTGATATTTTGATGTTGCGGGATACTTCCCGGAAGGTGAGGATTGCAGTACTGAAAGGGCTATGCGGTGTTTGCTACCTCAGTTACAGCAACCAAAACCTCGCCAAGGAGCTCCTTCTCACCGacattcttctttcctttctggaCGAGGACgaggatgaagatgaagaagagcccACCAGTGATGACCAGGATATAATCATTGTGAAGTTCTGGGTCTGTTATCTTATGACCGTTGTCTGCTGTAACAACATCCCCTATCTTAAATTATTCCAGgatttagggggggaaatgctaGAGAACAGGCTGGAATCCCTCTCTAGCATGGAGTGGTTTGGCTGGCCAATGAACTATGCTGAAGTACTACTTTCACTCCTGGGATATCAGACTGTAACTTTAGACTAG